The genomic window CTGGTCGACGGCGAGCCGGAAGTTGGCCACCGCCACCCCGTTGGGGGTGAAGCGCAGCTCCGGGTCGTCGGTCAGGTTGCCGCTGAGGGTCACCTGGTTGTCGCTCACCTTCGAGCTCCTTCCGTTGTTCTGCGTAGGACGATCCTACGCGCTCATACGAACATACGTTCGAAATGTGACAGTGGCTGCGCCGGGAACGGACTACCCCGGCACTTGGTACAGATTGGTATGAGTCGGTCAGACCCCTGGCGCCCTTGGCGGCCGCCCCAGCCATCACCCTCGGCCGTCCGCTGCGGTCGCCGCCGCTAGGCCTGGTCCTCCAGGGCGGTCACCGCGGCGGCATGGGCGGCCTCGGCCGCCTCCAGCGCCTCCTGGGCGGCCCGCACCCGGTCGGCCGCCTCGTCCACGTCGCGGTCGGCGGCGTCGGCCGCCTGGTGGGCCGCTTCGGCGGCGGTGGCGGCCGCCGCGGCCTGGTCGGCGAGGTCCTGGGCGACAGCCGCCAGCCGCTCGGAGCGCTGGTGGGCCTCTTGGGCGACCTGCTGGCGGCTGCCGGCCAGCGCCTGGGCCTGATCCAGGACGGCCTGGGCCTGCTCGGCGGCCTGCCGTGTCTGCTCCAGCGCCCGCCGAGCCGCCGCCCGGGCCCGCTCGCGCCGCGCATCCGCCCGGTCGTCCGGCGCCACCGGGGCGGCCGGGACCACGTCGGCGGAGACGGCCGGCTCCGCCGGGGCCGGAACCACGTCCAGGCCGAAGCCCGCCGGATCCAGGTCCCCCGGGAGGCGACCCTGGGCCAGGGACGCCCGGGTCGCCTCGTCGCCGGTCGCGGCCGCCTGCAGCGTGGCCGCCAGCCGGGACAAGGTGGCGTCGCTGGCCGCATGCCCCGCCCGGACCAGCAAGGTCTCGGCCCGCTGGCTGAGGCGGGTGATCGCCGCGCGCAGATGCGCGGTCGCCGTCCGTAGCTGGCGGGCGGCGCCCGGCTGGCCGGCCAGCGCGTCCTGCTGAGCCTGGCGCAGGGCGGCACCGGCGTCCAGCAGCTCGGCCATGGCGTTCGGCGCGGCGTGGGCGAGCTGGTTGGCGGCCCAGGCACTCACGGGCGGGCGGCGGAGCCCGGCGATCTGACGGGCGGTGGCGCGGTCCCCGGCGGCCCGGAGGCGACGGGCGAGCTGGTCGCGGGTGGCCACGAACTGCTCTAGCGGCAGCTGGTACAGCGTGGCCAGGGCGGCGTCCAGGTCGCCGACCTCGGTCGACATCTTCGCTGTGGCCCCCTCGAGGTCCGCCCGACCCCCGATACCTGCTTGTATGGCTGACCGCTCACCGTAGCCGACCATCGCCTGCTTCTGCATCGTCGGCGGCCGGCGCCCGACCCCGGACAGGTCGTCGTGGCGGACCCGGGCCAGCAGCCCGGCGGCCCGGGCGCGGACGACCAGGTCACCCTCGGCGTGCTCCAGGCAGACCCCGCCGGCCGACTCGAGCGCGGCATGGTCGTCCTGGGCCAGCCAGGCCAGGCGGGCGACTGCGACGTCGTCGTCACGCTCGTCGATGGCGAACGCCATGGCCCGTTCAATCAGGCGCTCGACCCGGGACGCGACGGCCGCCCGCTGGGAAAGTCCACCGGTCATGGTGAGGACCCTAGCCCACCCCCCCGACGGTCACGGCGGCCTATGGTTGGCGTGAGCTACACGGAGCCGAAGGGAGGACAGGTGGGTCGCACCATCCAGGTTCTCGGCGTCGCCTTGATGGCGGCCGGGCTCCTCCTCGACAGCTCACTGCGCACCCGCAATCGACGCGCCGCCAGCACGTCCGACAGGACCCTCACGAGTCGCCTCCCCCTGCTGCTCTTCTGGATCGGCGCGGTGCTGCTGGTGCTCGCGTCCATCTGACGGGCCGCGGATGGCGTCGATCAGGCGGCTTGGATCTGGCCGACGGTGCTCAGGATGGCCTGCCGCGATCGAAGTCCAGGGGTGCTCACGGTGGCGTCCACAATCGGATGAGTCAGTGGCGCGCCGCGCGGGTGAGCCTGCTGGCCAGGGCGAGAACGTGCTCGGCGAGTTCGGGTGGGTCGAGGATCTCGAACTCGGCACCGAGGATGGCCACGTAGATGGCGAGCACGTCAGGTGATTCGGCGCCGGTGTGGAGGATGCAGGCGTGTTCACCGTCGGCTTGGAGGTGGCCGACGGTGGGTGGGAGACGTTCGGCGACTGCGCTCGCTGGGACGTGCAGCCGGATGCGGGCCTGGTAGCGGTACGGCGCGATTGACACCGACTGCGACACGTAGGCGGCAGGGTCGCCACCGGGCGGGTCGCGCGGGGTGAATCGTGGCCCGGTGATCTGGGGTGAGGTGATCCGGTCGGCGCGGAAGGTGCGCCAGTCGCCCCTGGTCAGGTCCCAGGCGAGCAGGTACCAGCGGCGGCCGGTATGGACCAGTTGGTGCGGTTCGGCGGCGCGGCCGCCCTGGGTGCCGTCGTGGCTGGTGTAGCGGAACCCGATCCGCAGGCGGTCACGGGCGGCGGTGGCGATGACCGTCAGCACCGCCGGGTCGACCGGCGGGCCTGCGCCGGGCAGTGGCACGGTGACCGAGTGCAGCGCGCTGACCCGGTGGCGCAGCCGGGAGGGAAGCACCTGTTCCAGCTTGACCAGCGCGCGGACCGAGGCTTCCTCGATCCCGGTGATGGTCCCGCCGGCCGCGGTCCGCAGCCCGATCGCGACCGCGACGGCTTCCTCGTCATCGAGCAGCAGCGGGGGCAGCATCGCTCCCGCGCCGAGCCGGTAACCGCCGGCCGTGCCCGGCGTGGCGACCACCGGGTAGCCAAGGCCACGCAGCCTGTCCATGTCGCGGCGCAGCGTCCGGGGGCTTACCCCGAGCCGGGCGGCCAGTTCCGGGCCCGTCCAGTCCCGCCGCGCCTGCAGCAGCGACAGCAGTCGCAACAGCCGGGCCGAGGTCTTCAACATGTTCCAAAGTCTGCCATCGATTGCGGACAGAATCTGACCGCAACAGCACCTAACATGTCGGCATGGACGCCACCACCACCGTCGGCGGCACGCCGCCGACCAGCTGGAAGGAGAACGCGACCATGACGGTTGCTAGCCGTTCCGACGCCGAGATTCGGCCGTTCCGGATCGACATCTCCCAGGCCGACCTGGACGACCTGGCTGACCGGCTCGCCCACACCCGCTGGCCCGACGAGCTGCCCGGCGCCGGCTGGGAAGCCGGGGTACCGCTGGGCTACCTGAAGGACCTGGCCGCCTACTGGCGCACCGATTACGACTGGCGGGCTCACGAGGCCCGGCTGAACGAGTTCCCCCAGTTCACCACCGTCATCGACGGCCAGAACGTGCACTTCCTGCACGTCCGGTCCCCCGAGCCGGGCGCGCTGCCGCTG from Actinomycetota bacterium includes these protein-coding regions:
- a CDS encoding YafY family protein yields the protein MLKTSARLLRLLSLLQARRDWTGPELAARLGVSPRTLRRDMDRLRGLGYPVVATPGTAGGYRLGAGAMLPPLLLDDEEAVAVAIGLRTAAGGTITGIEEASVRALVKLEQVLPSRLRHRVSALHSVTVPLPGAGPPVDPAVLTVIATAARDRLRIGFRYTSHDGTQGGRAAEPHQLVHTGRRWYLLAWDLTRGDWRTFRADRITSPQITGPRFTPRDPPGGDPAAYVSQSVSIAPYRYQARIRLHVPASAVAERLPPTVGHLQADGEHACILHTGAESPDVLAIYVAILGAEFEILDPPELAEHVLALASRLTRAARH